The proteins below come from a single Gimesia alba genomic window:
- a CDS encoding DUF4159 domain-containing protein, protein MKNSLISLTVVCGLLIVVTICIGQYRPSIPADRGGVPDWKNDAEFKHDVFTFVRIRYNSHQGWRRWATDYPDSDLNFSYRLQQLTSMKVDPEGRILELTDEELFDYPFIYLIEPGSLEFTEEEVVALRRYLSNGGFMMVDDFWGEAEWDNFALEMKRVFPERELVDIPLEHPIFHCVYDLKEKPQVPSIGVAQWGRSEGITWEREDAKQVHYRGLFDDKGRLMTVVCHNTDLGDGWEREGEDKWYFQEFSEKKAYPLGINIVFYAMTH, encoded by the coding sequence ATGAAGAATAGTTTGATTTCACTGACTGTGGTCTGCGGATTACTGATCGTCGTTACGATCTGCATTGGGCAGTATCGGCCCTCCATCCCCGCTGATCGCGGCGGTGTTCCCGACTGGAAAAACGATGCGGAATTCAAGCACGATGTCTTCACCTTCGTACGCATTCGATACAACTCACACCAGGGCTGGCGGCGCTGGGCCACCGACTATCCCGACAGCGACTTGAATTTTTCCTATCGACTCCAGCAACTGACTTCCATGAAAGTTGACCCCGAAGGCCGGATTCTGGAACTGACCGACGAAGAACTCTTCGATTATCCCTTTATCTATCTGATTGAGCCCGGCTCGCTGGAATTCACGGAAGAAGAAGTCGTCGCACTCAGACGCTATCTCTCCAATGGCGGTTTCATGATGGTTGACGATTTCTGGGGCGAAGCCGAATGGGATAATTTCGCATTGGAAATGAAACGCGTCTTTCCCGAACGCGAGCTCGTCGACATTCCTCTGGAACATCCGATTTTTCATTGTGTCTATGATCTAAAAGAAAAGCCCCAGGTCCCCAGCATTGGTGTCGCCCAGTGGGGCCGTTCGGAAGGCATTACCTGGGAACGGGAAGATGCCAAACAAGTTCATTACCGAGGCCTCTTCGATGACAAAGGGCGATTGATGACAGTTGTCTGTCACAACACCGACTTAGGTGATGGCTGGGAACGGGAAGGGGAGGACAAATGGTATTTCCAGGAGTTCTCCGAAAAGAAAGCCTACCCCCTCGGCATCAATATTGTGTTTTATGCCATGACCCACTGA